In Pueribacillus theae, the genomic stretch GAAACAGTATATAAGAATCCTAAATTCTTCCGTACACTAGAGAAAAAGTTGGCAAAAGCACAACGTACCCTGTCAAGACGAAAAAAAAGTTCTTCAAATTGGCATAAACAACGAATCAAGGTTGCAAGAATATATGAGAAAATAACGAATACAAGAAAGGACTACCTGCATAAAATCTCCCATGCTAAGGTACGCAAGCTAAGAACGCCGCGTCCTGCGGCAACGCTTGCATGGCCAACGTCGTGTTGGCCTAAACCACGATGTCATCGGGATTGAAGATTTGCAGGTATCCAATCTGTTAAAGAACCACAAATTAGCAAAAGCCATTAGTGAAGTAAGTTGGTCAGAGTTTCGCACCATGCTTGAATACAAGTCAAAATGGTACGGAAAACAGGTTATAACAGTTGCGAAAAACTTCCCTTCCAGTCAGCTATGTTCTAGTTGTGGCTACCGCAANAATCTCCATCTTCAAATTTCGTTAAGAAATTAAGGTGGAGTAGTTCAATTAGAACGGATTTCCTGTTTCATAAAGAAAATGTAAGATATCGCAAAGCAAACCATTGTTGCCGCAATTAAACCGGTTAATTGCGGCCAGATTAAGATTAAACTTTGCGTAAAGGGCAGAGGGCTCGCAATTGCTCCAGTTGTTTGATTAACAGTTAACGGTCCCAGCGCTCGAATAGAAGGTGTCAATAATGTTGTTGTCAATTCACTAAACAAATAACTTGGTGAAAGTCTTGATAAATTTAGAATAAAATTGTGATAGGAAATGAGCGTTTCGACTTGAGTGATTTCTGAAGACGGAGCTGTTGCTTTTTGAATCAAATTTATAATCATTGAATAAAAAATACTGAAAAATATCCATACGGCAATTCCAGCTAGTGCCGATGTAGCGGCTTGGCGAAATTTAACTGAAAATAAAATACCGAGATTCAGCCAAAATGCAACATAGGCAATGCTGACAATAAGGAAACATAAGACCCGAAAAAACTCTTCAAAAGTTGGTGGAATCCCCAGCATCAAGATTCCTAACCCCATCACTAAAAATCCGAGTGAAAAGAATAGAACAATATTAATAAACAATGCCGCTACAAATTTGGCATTTAGCACATAGTCTCTAGGAATCGGTTGAGACATTAATCGGCTTAATGTCCCTTTATTTCTTTCCGAATTAATGGCATCAAATCCAAGCCCTATGCCAAGAAGAGGTCCT encodes the following:
- a CDS encoding ABC transporter permease; this translates as MKDNTLTVRLKKIGFRFHQWKEKDKAERSVFWAIVRKEFTDYITSWRIIILLFIIALTCLGSLYTAISTIRDVLSEAEETQNVFQDSFLFLKLFTVSDGTLPSFVTFITFLGPLLGIGLGFDAINSERNKGTLSRLMSQPIPRDYVLNAKFVAALFINIVLFFSLGFLVMGLGILMLGIPPTFEEFFRVLCFLIVSIAYVAFWLNLGILFSVKFRQAATSALAGIAVWIFFSIFYSMIINLIQKATAPSSEITQVETLISYHNFILNLSRLSPSYLFSELTTTLLTPSIRALGPLTVNQTTGAIASPLPFTQSLILIWPQLTGLIAATMVCFAISYIFFMKQEIRSN